DNA from Lonchura striata isolate bLonStr1 chromosome 5, bLonStr1.mat, whole genome shotgun sequence:
TAATCTGGAGGTATGAGATCTGCTGTTTCATTGAATTAATCTGAATGAAAGTTAAGTTTCAGACCTGTGAACCAACAGGATCTCCTCCTCGCTTCCTTCTCTggcaggcacagggacacacctttccacaagaTGGTAACTTCTAAGCTGCTCATAGGAGGAGGAAAGTCTTTCTGGCACTTCAATATCACAAATGGgactaaaaataaacaataattATATTACTGTAATACTATACCAACACAAGTAACTAATGCACTTCATAAAGCctagctttaaaaaaagagagatacaTGAgagtaaaaatgggaaaaaaatctttaagtattttctgtttcagaactGAGTTAGAAATTGATTCTAAAATATGTAAGCAAAAACaaatcataaaaaaaacccaaacaagcaaTACAATAGcatcattttttctttcttctctcactGGTAAAAAGTTGCAATGCTTAGCTACAGACATGGGAATGCTGCAATTGAAAGCTGTAGGTTACAATGAAGGTGAACAGAGAAGAAGCAGGTGTGGGAGAAAAGACAACAATGGATTGTTACCCTAGGCACTGTAAAGGAACTCTTCTAAATTATACTAACTTAAGTAATATACAAATTTCTAACTGAATGTAATTTACATGTTTCAGCTGAGTGAGTATATCTACACACTTTTCCAAGGTCAATGATACTTTAATTTTATAAACAATTTAATTAGCTTAAAACACATTATTTAGAGGGCTACTGAGACATCTCATCCTAACAAGTCTTTTTAAGGTCTCCCAGACTGAATGCCGGTAGCTTCTCAAATCCAGTTTCAGATAATCATTACGTTATCTAGACACAAtttgtgaataaaatatttttttttcctcttagagTTAAGACTTTCTTTTTACTTGGAAATTACAGGAAGTACCACCAGATACTTCCTATCACATTTACAAAAAATGCATGTATTTGGTATTGCTCTCACGACTCCTAATAAGAATCCAATAATAAAAACTATAGCAGTGACTTACTCACTCCAAAGTAGTTTGTGAGCGGTCATCTCCTCATCATAAATCAGCGCTGTTCCTGAAGCCATTGCTACAACCAAACAGAACAAGAACACCAAGACACATATTTCACATCAGAAGTAAACTTAAACCAGTTACTATTACAATAGATTGTCAGAATGTAAGTACAGAGCATCCGTGCTAGCATGATGATTTTGTACTTTACACTTTGTACTTACAGAATTTACAGAAGGACATCAAAGAAGAACATTAAGGACTCAGATTCTGACAAAGCTGCGCCGCCGAAAcggggagcaggcagggctcgcAAGGAGCGGGCAGGGCTCGCAAGGGCCGGGCAGGGCTCGCAAGGGCCGGGCAGGGCTCACAAAGAGCGGGCAGGGCTCGCAAGGAGCGGGCAGGGCTCCCAAGGGCCGGGCAGGGCTCCCAAGGGCCGGGCAGGGCTCGCAAGGAGCGGGCAGGGCTCCCAAGGGCCGGGCAGGGCTCGCAAGGGCCGGGCAGGGCTCGCAAGGGCCGGGCAGGGCTCGCAAGGAGCGGGCAGGGCTCGCAAGGAGCGGGCAGCGGAGGCGCCGAGCCCAGGCCGCCGCCTCCCCCATGGCACACAGCCTTACCTGCGCGGCGAGGCCGAAGCGCCGGGGGGGAGAACCTCAGCTACAAAGCCACGAATAGGAACAGCAGCATTTTGTACACCACGCGCACAGCAGGGATCTGTCTGGTTTAGAACTTCATCGGTCTTTCACAAACCCCAGACAGACGCTAAAGAAGCCGACGGGCAGACAGCGGATGCGAGCGCCCCGCGTGCCCCGGGCGCGCTCCGCTCCGCcgctcggccccggcccggccccgcctcgcggccccggcctggccccgccgctcggccccggcccggcccggccggcgcCTTCCGAGGGgagggcggggcggcggcgcgtcCCGGGCCCGGCTGTGGGCGCGCCGAGCGCagccccgcccccggcgcgcCGGCAGCGCCGTTCGAGGCGCGGTTCGGATCGCGGCTTGAGTCGCTTTCGAATCGCGTTCGAGTCGCGGTTTGAGGCGCGGTGCGAATCGCATTTGAACCGCGGTTTGAAGCACGGTTCGAATCGCGTTTGAGTCACGGTGCACAGCCCCGCGGCCGGGGCAGGCGCGGGCGCAGGGCCGTGCCCGGGAAGTGCAACCGCTGGAAGGGTTTTAGCGTGAACATTTAGCGTGGAACTGAcccaaaagcaaaacaaccccCAGCCGCGGGCTGTGCGGCATTTACTGgcataatgaaaaagaaagtaagaGCCTGGACTGCAAGGTGACTCCTCCGTTCCCGCAGTGACGTGGCCCGGGCGCTGGTGCCTCTCCGGCCCGTCCAGCCGGCACGTGTGTGTACACAGCTTCTCCCATTATTGACCGCTTCTTTCCTCGGTTTCCACCTCTTTCCCAGTTCATGGTAGAAACAGGTGGAACAGTTGTCATCACATTCAATAACCTGATACAAACCTGCACTTCTGGGGAATGTATCAGAAACCCAGATCATTACAGGTGCGAATTCTAGAAATCTACTGCCCATAAACTTTCCTCGTATTTGTTTcaagaaaatataataatagaCACTGTATTATTGAAATAGTTTCTAATTTATGTGTTGCCAGCTGTTAATGTGTTTGTTATACACATTTATGAAACTAAAATTAAGTCAATTTCTGTCCATGCTCGTGTAGTCTTTGATGTCAGTGTATTGCACTGACCATGAGGATGCTTATCATGTGCctaatgtatatattttttttaatattttgactCCAATAGTTCCCTGCGACCACTTGGAGAACGGgtaaattttataaattaacTTTTGTAATGTGtttgaaaatgaaaagggaCTTTTCAGTAGAAGGGATCTGATTTATGACACCCAGTAACTAAATATTCTTGCGACTGGGGCAAAACATACTGTGTTAATTATTCTTCTCTTTATTCCACTCTGATTCCGGCAAAAGCGACCAGCAGAGGGCTGCCTCCTTTCAAAATACTCCAACGGAGACAATTGAGGTGGATTCATGAAACATTAGGCAGGGAAAGGATAGGTAGCTGGAGAAAATGACAGAGCAAGTGGTATAGGCAAATACACTGAAAGCAGTCAGCTGGATTTGAAACTGGTTTATGCTGTTTTTTGCAcatattacattttttaaaatcataactCAAATAAACATATATCCCTAGATGTCCAAGTTCAAACAGGATGAGCTGTAACACTACCAAAAGGAAGCTTGATAACAATGTGGTTTGAGTTCAACTTACAATAcaatttaaaaggaaatgaaagctttgtagTCAACTTATAATACATTCATATTTACAAGATAGGTTTGGCATGAGAAATATAATCATCTTTTTACAAATAAtatgataaatatttacaagcatTTATGGTATCTCCACTTCTGAGTGGCCACAGTCAGCTGGGAGTCCTTCCTCTGCCAGCGATAAATCTGTTTTACTAAAATGATGCCCTCTTCAATATTCCCCACAAGGAGATACACCATGGGACGGTGGGTTGGAGTCATCCTCTCtatacatttttcattaattagTAGCCACTGTTGTATCATGCTCTGAGTTTCGTAGGGCAAGAGTGAGCCCTGGGTAATGAATTCCACCTGGCATTCAATGTTATACTCTTGGTCCTCAAATGCTGTTCTCTTCTTGGACAGCTTTACTTTCACTGctaaggaaaaaggaaaaggaaatgcaaGTCAGATAACTTctcaaatacaataaaaaataataccagtgaaaacagaaaaattccttaaaaatgTTATCATACTTTATGTTGACAGAGTATGGTGAAGCCTCTTCCAGCCAaagtttaaaacatttttggaaaataaattttatgcagtaaaggattttttcccccattgaATTAGATGactaggaaaaaatattttcacaagtgtaatttatttttaccatCAACATGTTATGTCAAACTTCAAGTAATTACATGTTGTAAGCTTTTGGTCTTATTCTTGTATCACAAAACTGCCCAGCAACTGCCCAAACAATCTTCCTGAAACTCACCATGTCTATGTGTGGTCTATGTGTGGAATCCCTAGGCAAAAATGGCTTGTTGATACCACCCTTTTAGATATTCCCTTCTCATTATAGGCATCTACCTACCCCACCTGACTCCATCCACACTTTTTAGCATGACATTTGTCTGTATTTCTTGATCTAATGCTAGACAAAGTCGCTGGAAGCCTCTGCATTCCCATTAAAGGGCTTTCCAGGAAGTCTCTAGAGCAATCTCCACTCATCACTCCAACAAGAGAACTGGAGATAAGAATTCCTTCTACTGATATGATTTTCTGAATCTCCTTCTCAGTAAGTTACATATCACAAACTCATCCACAAAAGTAGCAAAGATATACCATATACCATATACTTGTAAAACACCAAAGCTTTACTTTCAGTTTAAATGCTAATAAAAGGCAATATTGCTTATTTGGCTGCTtttgacagaaatattttccataaaGCATGTTGTAGCCAACTAGACCAGAACAGGTATTTGGTTGGAAACTAGATCACTGATAAATCTTTCATGCACAATAAATCCTTCTTATATTTAGATTAGAAATAACTTATTTTGAAAACCAACCTAAAGCTAAGTTAGCAGCTAAACTCTTAATCCTTTGAAATCCCTGCAGAAACTGTCACTAATTGTAATCCTACTTTTAAAGCATTTAGAAGAAGAGTTGTTACTCTCTTTTACAACAGGTATATTAGCAAGGACTTACCAAAGTTACTGTCACAGAAAACTTCAAGAACTCTTTTGTGTGTAAAGaattcctccactgctggacaAGTCTGGCAGGTAGGCTTTGGTAGGACTGATAAGAAATTACAAAGTCTCATTGTTATCTTTtagaataatttgttttaattttctgctgcCAAAGCTGAGAGCCCACTGTTTAACCACAGGAATGACAGCCAAAATACACATCAAATACAAGGCCAGTGATAATAGGTAAAAAGCCAACACATTTCTCTGAAAACAAGGCTAGAGATGAAAAAGAGTTTCATTTTCCATGCCCATTCAGCCCTTGCTCTGGCTGACAAGATCAATTATCAGCAACAAATAACGTAACAAATACAGTATAATTTTTAACACAACTACAGTGGGTGTAAGGGGTTAGGTGGCTGATTCTGTCTGTCACTCTGGGTTCAGCTGCACTAAGCCTGTGAATATACATAAATTTGGGTGTGCTAGCAGCAACTTAATCTTACTCTTTTCCACAGAATTACGAAGTGTGAGTGCATTTGAAGATTTGAACATTAATGCCAAGATAACTAATGCTTCTTTGAGGAAAATCACATAACATCATCCCAATTTTACTAAACTGATCTGAAAACTAGCTTGTTGCATACATAAATGCATCTGTGATAAGGGCCATTGATAAGTCTACAAAGAGACCCCAAAGCAATTCAAACATGGTGTGCTGCTGTGTGTATGACACTGCAGGGTGACAATGCCTTCCTCCACACCACAGCACAGCCTCTGCACTGCTGACTTGCAGCGCTGCAGGTCTGCTGCAGCTTGcactgccagcgctgccactcTGCCACCCATCTGCATGAACACGTGCAGAGGAAAGCTAGACTCGACTGCACTGACAAACCCACAGAACGTCTGGGAGCAGAGTTCCCTGTGTCTCCTTGATTCCCAGGAGCACAGGGTACGGCCACCCTCCCCTCCGCCACCTTCGAGCTACCTTTGTGCAAGTGTTTGTAGTCCCTGGTGAGAGGCGCCAGGCACATGTCCTCGTCTGCAGGGAATCGGTCGCAGGCCAGGCTGGCCGGCCAGCGGTGTCCGTGGCACAGGAGCGCGGGGGCGCAGCTGTCACGGACAGCGGCACACATactcctgcagggatggatgaacCTGTCGTGGCAGGAATATCGGCTGAGTCAGCTCAGTGATAACAGAAACTATCGCAACAGTGATTCCTGCGCAAAGTGCATCATCTTTGCTGACATTTAGCACCCTTCGATAGTGATACCATTCCAAAAGCAGCAGCCATGCAAATTATGCAAGCAGTCTGTGTATGGACTGAGCTTACAATGTTTagttatgattttaaaaatgcGTATATGGCAACCTGAGAAAAGCTTCAGTATGAGCCTGATTCTATTCACTGTAGGTGCTTCAATCCTAAATGAATAAGAATAAAGTTCAGCtgtaacaaaataaaacattatatCCTTTGACAACACCATTCGTGTTCCCAAGGCAAACTAAAATTGAAGTGGAACAAGTTTTcagtacttttttttctgatgaataCAAAAAAGCTAACAGAATTACTTCCGAAAAAGTGGAGATCACCTTTAGATTATAATAAACATGCATTTGATTTTATTCCTATTCTAGCAAATAAAGGCTGGAGTTTTGTACTGTGCTGTGATACTTACGTATCTAAGCAGATGGGTGCAAACAGAGAGCACAGGAACGTCCTCACGTGAGGGTGACAGTCTGTGTGTACAAGGTGCTGCCAGGTGGTGGATTTTAGGATAACTTCTGCCATGCTTGTGTGTCCCATCAGGTTGGGAAGTCTCATTTCAGAGTATCCAATATTGTGGCACATGCCCATCTCCTTGGGTATCACTACACATTTCGTGGATAATCCAATGTCCAAAGCTGTTGCCAATCTTTGGGGAAAAATCACGgcaaaaagaagtatttttgcAGTCAATAACATCTTCCAGTGACTTCTGGGCTGTTGAACAGGGAGCTGTCAAACCACTCAAGTGCAGAGGCATGCTGAAAACCTTGTGGCTTATATATCCCAAGAGCTTAATGAACTGTTGGTTATCAACTGCTTATCAAATCACTCGAGACAAGACCAGGTCTTATTGCCTAATGAAGGGATTGTTGTGAC
Protein-coding regions in this window:
- the LOC110484520 gene encoding secreted frizzled-related protein 5, with protein sequence MLLTAKILLFAVIFPQRLATALDIGLSTKCVVIPKEMGMCHNIGYSEMRLPNLMGHTSMAEVILKSTTWQHLVHTDCHPHVRTFLCSLFAPICLDTFIHPCRSMCAAVRDSCAPALLCHGHRWPASLACDRFPADEDMCLAPLTRDYKHLHKVLPKPTCQTCPAVEEFFTHKRVLEVFCDSNFAVKVKLSKKRTAFEDQEYNIECQVEFITQGSLLPYETQSMIQQWLLINEKCIERMTPTHRPMVYLLVGNIEEGIILVKQIYRWQRKDSQLTVATQKWRYHKCL